Genomic DNA from Halobaculum sp. MBLA0147:
GATCCCGAGCAGTTGCGGTCCGTGCTAGAGGAGGTCGTCGCAGACCGGCTGTTCGACACGCTCCCCGGGACGCGCCGTCCGTCGACGGCCGACGGACCGTGGTCGCCGACCGTCACACCAGGCGGGGAGTGATCGACCGTGTCCGACGAAGTGTGACACGTCGTTCACGCAGGACTCATTACCGCGCCGCTCGACCGACGACCGTGAGCGACGACGGTGTCGACCTGACGGACTTCGCCGACGCGCCGTCCGACGCGGACGACGAGCGCCGCGAGAGCGACGGCGCGTCCGAGGGAGACGACACCGTCGAGACCGACGGCGCGGCCGAGAGAGACGACACCGCCGAGAGCGACGGCGACACGGCGCCCGATACTACGGAGTCGGACACAGACGCGGACGAGGAGTCCGACCCGGCGGTCGACCCGGAGACGGTCTCCCCGGTGACGGGGACGTTCGCGTCCGGGCCGGACGAGCGGACGTGTGCCCGCTGTGAGACGGCGGTGCGGACGCTGTGGCACGACGCGGACGCCGACGGCTACGTCTGTGCCGACTGCAAGGAGTGGTGAGGGTCCCCGGCCGCCGGCGTCGTACGGCTCCGAGACGCCAGTTCCGACAGAAGACACTTGTCACGTCCCCAGTCGTTGACGAACGATGCCCTCCGACGACGACACGACCGACGGGTGGCGTCGGCGCCGCCTCCTGGGTGTCGGTGCCGCCGGCGCCGCGCTCGGGCTCGCCGGCTGTACAGACTCGCTCGGCGACACCGACACCGGGACGGCGGCGAACCAGCCCTCGCCGAGCGGCTCGACGGTGGCACCCACCTCCGAGAGCGACGGGTCTCCCTCGGCCTCGCTCCCCTCGTCGCTCGCTCTCCGAGGTCCCTGGCCGACGCCGCGCGCCGACCCCGCGAACACGGGTCGCGTGGACGCGCCCGGCCCGCGTGGGACGCCGTCCGTCCGGTGGCGTAGTGCGATCTCACTGCAGACGGACACCCTCGCGGCCGTCGGACCGGACGGGCCAGTGGCGACACGGCAGGACGGGCTCGTCGTCGCGCTCGACCACGACGGGGCGGTCCGGTGGCGACGGCGAGTGGTCCCGGAGACGTACGCCGCGTCCGTCGTCGCGAGCGACGGCACCGTCGTCACCGCGGGGCTCGACGGGAGGGTCGTCGCACACGACCGCGACGGGACCGAGCGGTGGCACGTGTCGACACCCGAGTCGCTGTACCCACCGCACGCCGGCGACGCGACGCCGCTGGCGGTCGCCGGCGACGACGTGCTCGTCGCCCACCCGCAGGGACGCGTGTTCGCGTTCGGGCTGGCCGACGGCACCCGTCGGTGGGAGACGGATGTCCCCCGTTCACCACACCGACCGGCGGTCGTCGACGGCCGCGCCGTCCTCGTCTGTGAGGGGACGGACGGCCGCGACGAGCCGACACTGCTGTCGCTGGCGCTCGCGGACGGGCGCCGCGAGTGGGCACGGACCGTCCCCGGTCCGATCTCCGTCGGCCCCGGCACAGACGGCGAGCGAGTCTACACCGGCAGCATCCACGGACGTGTGGCGGCACACGCACTCGTCGACGGCGCGGACCTGTGGGCCGAGCGACTCCCCGAACGGGCGTGGGTGAGCACGATTCCGACGCCGTTCGCGGGGCGCGTGTGGGTCGGGACGCTCGACGAGGGCCTGTTCGCGGTCGACGCCGACAGCGTGCAGGCTCGCGTCGGCGTCGAGAGTCCACTGACCCCGGCGACGGACGACGAACTGCTGTACACCGCCGTGACCGCGACGGGTGGGACGCCGGTCGCCGGCTCCGGGACCGTGGTCGCAGTCGACGGGTCGGGCGACGTGCGCTGGCGACGACGGACGACCGGCTTCCCCAACGGGCACGTCCACCTCGACGGCGACGGCGTCGTCGTCGGGACGGACGCCGGGGTCACGACCGCGCTCGCGGCGACGGACGGGGAGCCGCGCTGGCGCGCGGTCGAACGGCCGCGACGACTCCCGACACCCGTCGTCGGGCCCCGAGCCCTCTACGTGGGCGACCGCTCGGACCACGTCTCCGGGATGACGCTCGACCGGGGTCTCCAGCACCTCTGGGGGACCCGGTTCGACGGGACTCCGACGGACCCGGTGTCGACGACCGTCGGTGTCGTGGCCGGTGGCCGCGACGGCGGCCTCGCCGCGACGCCACCCTCGGAGGTGTTCGAGGCGCCGGGTCGACTCACTATCACCCCGACGCCGGAGCCGGACGCGACCCCGGAACCCCACGTCGACTACCCGTCGCCGGACCCACTCTGGCGGCGGGCACTGGACGAGCCGGTCCACACGGTCGCCGCCGCGCCGACCCACGGTCCGGACGACGCGGGACGGCTCTACCTCGGGACGGACTCGGGTGTCGTCGCCGCCTCGCCGGGTGGCGAGGTGCAGTGGCGGCAGACACTCGAGGGGGCGGTCGCGCGCCCACCGGCGGTCGACGAGACGGGACTGTACGCGACGACGACCGCCGGGCGGACCGTCGCACTCGACACGACGGGGACGGTGCGGTGGCGGACGGCGGTCGGCGAGCGCCCGACGACGCCCGCGCTCGCGACCGGGGTGGGACAGGTGCTCGTCGGGAGTGCCGACGGCGTGGTCGCGCTCGCGACCGCCGACGGGAGCCAGGTCTGGGAGGGGACCGACGCCCCGGTGGTCGCGGCGCCGGCAGTGGCACGGGGCGAGGCGGACGGCGGCGAGTCGGACGAGGGCGAACTGGCTGTCGTCGCAGACAGACCCGGCTCGATCGAGGGGCTCCGACTCCCGGCGGGAACGACCGAGTGGCGCGTCGACGCGGGCGCACCCGTCCACGGGTCCCCGGCAGTCGCCGACGGCGTGGCGTACCTCGGGACGCGTGGCGGCGAACTCCTCGCCGTCCGCGTCGGCGACGGGACGGTCCAGTGGCGACTGTCGCTGGGCGACTGGGTGGACGGCGCG
This window encodes:
- a CDS encoding PQQ-binding-like beta-propeller repeat protein, with the protein product MPSDDDTTDGWRRRRLLGVGAAGAALGLAGCTDSLGDTDTGTAANQPSPSGSTVAPTSESDGSPSASLPSSLALRGPWPTPRADPANTGRVDAPGPRGTPSVRWRSAISLQTDTLAAVGPDGPVATRQDGLVVALDHDGAVRWRRRVVPETYAASVVASDGTVVTAGLDGRVVAHDRDGTERWHVSTPESLYPPHAGDATPLAVAGDDVLVAHPQGRVFAFGLADGTRRWETDVPRSPHRPAVVDGRAVLVCEGTDGRDEPTLLSLALADGRREWARTVPGPISVGPGTDGERVYTGSIHGRVAAHALVDGADLWAERLPERAWVSTIPTPFAGRVWVGTLDEGLFAVDADSVQARVGVESPLTPATDDELLYTAVTATGGTPVAGSGTVVAVDGSGDVRWRRRTTGFPNGHVHLDGDGVVVGTDAGVTTALAATDGEPRWRAVERPRRLPTPVVGPRALYVGDRSDHVSGMTLDRGLQHLWGTRFDGTPTDPVSTTVGVVAGGRDGGLAATPPSEVFEAPGRLTITPTPEPDATPEPHVDYPSPDPLWRRALDEPVHTVAAAPTHGPDDAGRLYLGTDSGVVAASPGGEVQWRQTLEGAVARPPAVDETGLYATTTAGRTVALDTTGTVRWRTAVGERPTTPALATGVGQVLVGSADGVVALATADGSQVWEGTDAPVVAAPAVARGEADGGESDEGELAVVADRPGSIEGLRLPAGTTEWRVDAGAPVHGSPAVADGVAYLGTRGGELLAVRVGDGTVQWRLSLGDWVDGAPVVGHGAVFVVDQSGSVSAVVGEK